The proteins below are encoded in one region of Ferroplasma acidiphilum:
- a CDS encoding ribosome biogenesis/translation initiation ATPase RLI has protein sequence MHIAILDRERCHPKKCNHECRYYCPPVRSGAKTIEFPGQSDDFPVITESLCIGCGICVNRCPFGAIKIVSVPDELNKDIVHQYGIDSFRLYSLPELGTGRVNAILGQNALGKTTTMNILSGVLIPNFGNISKKNDKDYVIERFSKSIMGQYFRDLYNGTKKAVLKNQYVDLIPRVASGTVRDIMKDNDHGNMDIIVDDLSMKTFLGRDVKELSGGELQKLAIGITLMKDADIYLFDEASSYLDINERIRVSDIIRKLSQSKIVMVVEHDLAILDKMADQVNLVYGSPGAYGVITKEKSTNKAINAFLSGYLREENVRVRPTSIDFTVKSSKRTSVTTKVTSWTAMEKSYGSFNLNIGEGYINREEIIGVLGQNALGKTTFVKILSGVIKPDSGSVENELKIAYKPQYISTDYEGTVYELLSTALKEKMEDVFIKNEILSPMNVSELYDNYIGDLSGGELQRTSIALTLATDADLYLIDEPSAHLDSSYRMNVARIIRRVIENNKKSAIVVDHDIYLIDLISDALIVFKGEQGVYGNSRGPMEMRDGMNMFLKDLGITFRRDETTRRPRINKLNSALDRQQKASGEYYYMK, from the coding sequence ATGCATATTGCGATTTTAGACAGGGAAAGGTGCCACCCGAAAAAGTGCAACCATGAATGCCGATATTACTGCCCTCCTGTTAGAAGTGGTGCTAAAACTATAGAGTTTCCAGGGCAATCCGATGATTTTCCGGTAATTACTGAATCACTCTGCATAGGCTGTGGTATTTGTGTGAACCGGTGCCCATTTGGTGCAATTAAAATTGTAAGTGTCCCGGACGAATTAAACAAGGATATAGTACATCAATATGGAATAGATTCATTCCGGCTATACTCACTTCCAGAACTCGGAACAGGCAGGGTTAATGCTATACTCGGGCAGAACGCCCTTGGAAAGACAACAACAATGAATATACTTTCAGGTGTCCTTATACCAAATTTTGGAAATATAAGCAAAAAGAACGATAAGGATTACGTTATAGAAAGATTTTCGAAAAGCATCATGGGGCAGTATTTCAGGGACCTCTATAATGGGACAAAAAAAGCTGTCCTGAAAAATCAATATGTAGACCTCATACCGCGCGTTGCCAGCGGCACAGTAAGGGACATAATGAAGGACAATGACCATGGCAATATGGATATTATAGTAGATGACCTTTCAATGAAAACATTCCTTGGAAGGGATGTAAAAGAGCTCTCCGGCGGTGAACTACAGAAGCTTGCTATCGGAATTACGCTTATGAAAGATGCTGACATATATCTCTTTGATGAAGCCTCATCATATCTTGATATTAATGAAAGAATAAGGGTTTCAGATATAATAAGAAAGCTTTCACAATCAAAAATTGTCATGGTAGTTGAACATGACCTTGCCATACTGGACAAGATGGCCGACCAGGTAAACCTTGTATACGGAAGCCCGGGTGCATACGGTGTAATAACAAAGGAAAAGAGCACAAATAAGGCTATAAACGCATTTCTATCAGGATATCTCCGTGAGGAAAATGTAAGGGTCAGGCCGACATCCATAGATTTTACAGTAAAATCAAGCAAAAGGACTTCAGTAACAACCAAGGTTACATCCTGGACTGCAATGGAAAAAAGCTACGGCAGTTTTAATTTGAATATCGGAGAGGGTTACATTAACAGGGAAGAAATCATAGGTGTCCTCGGGCAGAATGCACTTGGAAAAACCACCTTTGTTAAGATACTTTCAGGTGTTATTAAACCGGATTCAGGCTCAGTTGAAAACGAACTCAAAATAGCATATAAGCCACAGTACATATCTACTGATTACGAAGGTACTGTATACGAACTGCTATCAACCGCATTGAAGGAAAAAATGGAGGATGTATTCATAAAAAATGAAATCCTTTCGCCTATGAACGTTTCAGAGTTATATGATAACTATATAGGAGACCTCTCCGGCGGTGAACTCCAGAGGACATCCATAGCATTGACACTTGCCACCGATGCAGACCTCTATCTAATTGATGAGCCCTCTGCACACCTGGATTCCTCATACAGGATGAATGTGGCAAGGATAATCAGGCGTGTAATAGAAAACAATAAGAAAAGCGCAATAGTGGTTGACCATGATATTTACCTCATAGACCTTATTTCTGATGCACTTATAGTTTTTAAGGGAGAACAGGGGGTATACGGAAACTCCAGAGGGCCCATGGAAATGAGAGATGGCATGAACATGTTCCTGAAAGACCTGGGAATAACATTCAGGCGTGATGAAACAACAAGGCGCCCGAGAATAAACAAATTAAACAGTGCACTGGACCGGCAACAGAAGGCCAGCGGGGAATATTACTATATGAAATGA
- a CDS encoding DUF6015 family protein, which translates to MATSSMEIAKLRSRAYVKIDELSKAISNGLSLQNRKMGIEESQSSAEHIINFFGYSTRVIDNMLEPEDRDVFYTMEDLGILETEREETTLFDGREWRIHYWLLNVLRVLELAEMNISNKVEHDSRFDIYSEIPDEYWKPGE; encoded by the coding sequence ATGGCAACAAGTAGCATGGAAATAGCAAAATTAAGAAGCAGGGCATATGTGAAAATAGACGAACTTTCAAAAGCAATTAGCAATGGGCTAAGTTTGCAAAACCGGAAGATGGGTATTGAAGAATCGCAATCATCTGCAGAGCATATTATTAACTTCTTCGGTTATAGCACAAGGGTAATTGATAATATGCTGGAACCGGAAGACCGGGATGTTTTCTATACAATGGAAGATCTTGGAATCCTGGAAACGGAAAGGGAAGAAACAACACTTTTCGATGGAAGGGAATGGCGTATCCATTACTGGCTCCTTAACGTCTTGCGTGTCCTGGAGCTTGCTGAAATGAATATAAGCAACAAAGTGGAACACGACAGCAGGTTTGATATCTACAGTGAGATACCTGACGAATACTGGAAGCCAGGCGAATAA
- a CDS encoding MFS transporter — protein MSSAIDRSMDEAKTSKFHYKVLFISGLGFFTDAYDLFIIGVVILLLPYAGWHNISIFYKGLVTSTALLAAVIGSVVFGRLLDYSGRKAIYGFELVALIAGSLGSAFLTPVNNIFMLLFWRFLLGVGIGGDYATSSTIMTEYSSTMNRGKFVGMIFSMQSFGLIAGPLISIAFLSNYVSPYITWRLLLAIGAIPAIIVIYFRRTMPEPPRYTADVRGDYKLAAKNLKTFAGLDSTGSKGKTINAPWYVLFRDRKFLLTLIGTAGAWFLMDWAFYGNSIMSNSILSFLVPSTVSGIHSIIMTNEYSAIIFGVAAFPGYWIAAFTIDRIGRKPVQITGFAMMAISFGIISAFSFLTTYRFLDYLLLLYGISYFFIMFGPNVTTFVYPPEVFPISTRGLGTGISAAGGKTGAFIGTLADTIILSITGLHFLMGMLAIIAAIGLILTIVLLPETKRRDLGETSGEARYAEWK, from the coding sequence ATGAGTTCAGCCATAGACAGGTCAATGGATGAGGCAAAAACATCGAAATTTCATTATAAAGTATTATTTATTTCAGGGCTTGGATTTTTTACAGATGCATATGACCTTTTTATTATAGGTGTGGTGATACTGCTTTTGCCATATGCCGGTTGGCATAATATCAGCATATTTTACAAGGGTCTCGTTACCTCTACAGCACTGCTTGCTGCTGTTATAGGTTCCGTTGTGTTTGGGAGGCTTCTGGATTATTCTGGAAGAAAAGCAATATATGGGTTCGAGCTGGTAGCACTCATAGCCGGGTCTCTTGGTAGTGCCTTCCTTACTCCTGTAAACAACATATTCATGCTGCTTTTCTGGAGGTTCCTCTTAGGGGTAGGAATTGGTGGTGATTATGCAACAAGTTCCACCATAATGACTGAATATTCCAGTACAATGAACCGGGGTAAATTTGTGGGTATGATATTTTCAATGCAGAGTTTCGGGCTTATAGCAGGACCACTTATATCCATAGCATTTCTTTCAAACTATGTTTCACCTTACATAACATGGAGGCTTCTACTGGCAATAGGGGCGATACCGGCTATTATAGTAATATATTTCAGGAGAACCATGCCGGAGCCACCAAGATATACTGCAGATGTCAGGGGCGATTACAAACTGGCTGCTAAAAATCTAAAAACTTTCGCAGGTTTAGACTCAACAGGCAGCAAAGGCAAAACAATCAATGCACCATGGTATGTGTTATTCAGGGACAGGAAATTTCTGCTCACCCTTATAGGCACAGCAGGTGCATGGTTCCTGATGGACTGGGCTTTTTATGGAAATTCCATAATGTCCAACAGCATATTATCGTTCCTTGTCCCGTCAACGGTATCTGGCATACACTCCATAATTATGACAAATGAATATTCTGCAATAATATTCGGCGTTGCTGCATTTCCCGGTTACTGGATTGCTGCTTTCACAATAGACAGGATCGGGAGAAAGCCTGTGCAGATTACCGGCTTTGCAATGATGGCAATTTCCTTCGGAATTATATCGGCATTTAGCTTCCTGACCACCTACAGGTTCCTTGATTATTTACTGCTCCTGTATGGAATAAGCTACTTCTTTATTATGTTCGGGCCCAATGTAACAACCTTTGTATATCCACCTGAGGTATTCCCGATTTCAACAAGGGGGCTCGGCACAGGAATATCAGCAGCTGGCGGCAAAACTGGCGCCTTTATAGGCACCCTGGCAGATACTATTATATTATCCATAACAGGATTGCATTTCCTCATGGGAATGCTTGCCATAATAGCGGCAATTGGATTGATACTCACAATAGTGCTTCTTCCAGAAACAAAACGCAGGGATCTTGGGGAAACATCCGGCGAGGCAAGATATGCTGAATGGAAATAA
- the folP gene encoding dihydropteroate synthase, translated as MELIFPDSINKNYLNIYEESENGKIVIEGKKYTFSSVKFEKSILKEFYIKNHIFEGYEDEISAKAENKITNKKSLIMGILNATPDSFFEGSRISNKEIVDSMLDAKPDIIDIGGESTRPGSKMVDPETEFNRIKDVLEYIKSCSNIPVSVDSRHLYTISRAMEYGIEYINDISGFSDPGMIDIAAGSNVKCIVMHMRGNPENMGEYTDYDNLYFQLNRYFYNRADEMVKKGINPENIILDPGIGFAKDFNGNMDILSSPWSFFIGFDTLFGTSRKGFIGKITGSTVKERLGGTIASSIYLNSNGVDILRVHDVRENRDAINMYNYIKGYIKDY; from the coding sequence ATGGAATTGATATTTCCCGACAGTATAAATAAGAATTATTTAAATATTTACGAAGAATCAGAAAATGGAAAGATTGTAATTGAGGGGAAAAAGTATACCTTTAGTTCTGTTAAATTTGAAAAAAGCATTTTAAAGGAATTTTATATTAAAAACCATATTTTTGAAGGGTATGAGGATGAAATTTCAGCAAAGGCAGAAAACAAAATTACAAACAAAAAATCACTTATAATGGGAATACTCAATGCAACACCGGATTCGTTTTTCGAAGGCTCAAGAATAAGTAATAAGGAAATAGTGGATAGTATGCTTGACGCAAAGCCTGACATTATAGACATAGGTGGCGAGAGCACCAGGCCAGGAAGCAAAATGGTAGACCCGGAGACAGAATTCAACAGGATAAAAGATGTGCTTGAGTATATAAAATCATGTTCAAACATACCTGTTTCTGTTGATTCCAGGCATTTATACACCATATCCCGGGCTATGGAGTATGGGATAGAATATATCAATGACATTTCTGGATTTTCAGATCCCGGGATGATAGACATCGCTGCCGGAAGCAACGTTAAATGCATTGTAATGCATATGAGGGGAAACCCGGAGAATATGGGAGAATACACAGATTACGATAATTTATATTTCCAGCTCAACAGATATTTCTATAACAGGGCAGATGAGATGGTTAAGAAAGGCATTAACCCTGAAAATATAATCCTTGATCCTGGCATTGGCTTTGCCAAGGATTTTAATGGAAATATGGATATTTTAAGTTCTCCATGGTCATTTTTTATTGGATTTGACACACTTTTTGGAACATCAAGAAAGGGATTTATAGGTAAGATAACAGGGAGCACTGTAAAGGAAAGATTGGGAGGAACCATAGCATCATCGATTTATCTTAACAGCAATGGAGTTGACATATTAAGGGTACATGATGTAAGGGAAAACAGGGACGCTATTAATATGTATAATTATATCAAAGGTTATATAAAAGATTATTAA
- the lipA gene encoding lipoyl synthase yields MMRVPYKVNLPTGERYSFIKNTINSRQLNTVCEEAHCPNISECWESGTATFMVLGSNCSRGCRFCAVTHGNMLPLDPDEPQKVYDSIKLMNLDYVVITSVDRDDLPDKGSSAFARVIEKVKELGIKIEVLIPDFGGDHADLDRIIAAEPDVIAHNIETVRRLTPSVRDPRAGYDQTLSVLKYIKGSMKGVITKSSIMVGLGETDEEVEETMMDLRNAGVEILTVGQYLRPTKKQLEVVEYSPMSRFKHFEEAGYEMGFSFVASGPLVRTSYRAAEGYIKMRDKK; encoded by the coding sequence ATGATGAGGGTCCCATATAAGGTGAATCTGCCAACCGGAGAGAGGTATTCATTTATAAAAAATACCATAAACTCAAGGCAACTGAATACAGTATGCGAGGAAGCCCATTGCCCGAATATAAGCGAATGCTGGGAAAGTGGAACAGCAACGTTTATGGTCCTGGGCTCCAATTGCTCGAGGGGTTGCAGATTCTGCGCAGTAACACATGGGAATATGCTTCCGCTCGACCCTGATGAGCCGCAGAAGGTTTATGATTCAATAAAACTTATGAACCTTGATTATGTAGTAATTACTTCAGTTGACCGTGATGACCTTCCAGATAAGGGATCATCAGCTTTTGCAAGGGTAATTGAAAAGGTAAAGGAACTTGGAATAAAAATAGAGGTTTTGATTCCGGATTTCGGCGGGGACCATGCTGACCTGGATAGAATAATAGCTGCGGAACCGGATGTAATAGCCCATAATATAGAAACTGTAAGGAGGCTTACTCCATCAGTGCGTGATCCAAGAGCAGGATATGACCAGACACTTTCAGTGCTGAAATATATAAAGGGCAGCATGAAAGGTGTAATCACCAAATCTTCTATTATGGTCGGGCTCGGCGAAACAGATGAAGAAGTAGAAGAAACAATGATGGATCTCAGGAATGCCGGTGTTGAAATATTGACAGTGGGGCAGTACCTGAGGCCAACGAAAAAACAGCTGGAGGTGGTGGAATACTCACCTATGTCCAGATTCAAGCACTTTGAAGAAGCTGGATATGAAATGGGATTTTCCTTTGTGGCTTCCGGGCCGCTTGTGAGGACGTCCTACAGGGCAGCTGAAGGATATATAAAAATGAGGGATAAAAAATGA